The nucleotide sequence CCTTGCCCGGTCTGTCGCTCGGCAAGCCGGGCCCGTTGTCAAAAACTTTTGAAACATCCTTCATGTATTCAGACACTTCAAGGTGCTGCGGGCATACGTCCTCACAGGCGCGGCAGGCGATGCAGTCTGACGCTTTGCCGTGCTTGGCAGCCATGTTGAGGTAATAGACATACTGGCTAGAGTTGTTGCTTGAGGTAGCCCGCCGCGAGCTGTTGTACAGGGCAAAATAGTCGGGGATGGGAATATCACTCGGGCAGTGCTCCACGCAGTAACGACAGTTGGTGCAGGCCACGGCGGTATCGGCGTTGATGATATCCACAGCCTGACGGATAATCGCGTGCTCCTCTGCGTTCAGAGGCGTAAAATCAGCCATGTACGCCGTGTTATCAAGCACCTGCTCAAGCGTGCTCATACCGCTCAGCACCATAAGCACGCCTTCGAGGCTCGCCGCATAGCGTATGGCCCACGAAGGGATGGATGCCGTAGGGTTATGGCTGCGCATGAGAGCGGCGGCCTTGTCCGGCACAATTGCCAGGCTGCCGCCCTTGCACGGTTCCATGACGATAACGGGCAAGCCGTACTTGCGGGCAATTTCGTAACAGCGGCGCGACTGGATGCCCGGATTTTCCCAGTCGATGTAGTTGATCTGCAGCTGCACAAAATCGAGCTCCTGATGGTGCCGGGCGAGTATTTCTTCCAGCAGCTCAGGCGTATCGTGAAACGACATGCCAAGCTGTCTGATGAGGCCATCCTGCTTTTTACGCAGCACAAAGTCGAAGCAACTGAACTTTTTTGCCTGCGCATAGGAGCTTACGCCGAGATTGTGCAGCAGATAATAGTCAAAAAAATCCACGCCGCACTTTTCTAGCTGCTCGTCAAAAATACTCTGCTGGTCCTGCTCTGTCTTGAGCATGCGCGGCGGCAGCTTGGTGGCCAGCTTGAATGATTCGCGCGGGTGACGCTTTACCAGAGCCTCGCGCACAAACAGCTCGCTGT is from Desulfovibrio desulfuricans and encodes:
- a CDS encoding aldo/keto reductase is translated as MMKKLGFGCMRLPLLDANDQTSVDMEQMNRMVDTFLERGFTYFDTALPYHAYHSELFVREALVKRHPRESFKLATKLPPRMLKTEQDQQSIFDEQLEKCGVDFFDYYLLHNLGVSSYAQAKKFSCFDFVLRKKQDGLIRQLGMSFHDTPELLEEILARHHQELDFVQLQINYIDWENPGIQSRRCYEIARKYGLPVIVMEPCKGGSLAIVPDKAAALMRSHNPTASIPSWAIRYAASLEGVLMVLSGMSTLEQVLDNTAYMADFTPLNAEEHAIIRQAVDIINADTAVACTNCRYCVEHCPSDIPIPDYFALYNSSRRATSSNNSSQYVYYLNMAAKHGKASDCIACRACEDVCPQHLEVSEYMKDVSKVFDNGPGLPSDRPGKA